The following DNA comes from Phytohabitans rumicis.
AGCCGGGTCGCCGCGTTTCATGCTCGCTTGTGCCTCATAGACCACCCGAGCGCGCTGGAGTGTGCTGTCCAGCCTTTCACACCGACGTTGGTAGTCAGCAAGATCAGCTAGAGGAGGATTCGGGCGGTCCGCGTCCGGCAGACCGCAGGCCGCGAGCAGCAACGTCGCGAAGAGAGAACCCATGGCTCCCCAGCGATGGCAGGCGCCCACGGAGTCATGCTAAGCCGCAACGGACGGCATCGTCTGTCGGATCTTGGCCTGCGCACAAGCATAGAAAGCAAGCCCACCGGCAATGTATGCGAGATCAATCCACCAAGGAAACAGCCGCGAGAAACCCACCGACGAACGCGTCGCCGAGCCCGATGGTCGTCGGGTCGGCGACGTCGAGGCGGAACCCCGGCACGCACCGAACCACCCCGCCTATCCGGCCCTCCAAGGCGGCCGCGAACTCCACCGCCTCCGTACGCCGCGGCCGCATCCGCATGCCCTCGTAATCCTCATCGGTGTACGCGTCGCCGTGCACGTACCGGGTGCTAGCGACCACGATCCCCCCGTCCAGCGGCCCCTGGTACGCGCCGGCCCCTTCCCCGACCGCTGCCGCCCAGTACTTGGTGTGCACCACCAGCGCCGGTACGGGAATGAGGGCCCGCAACGACTCCAGCGCCTGCGCCACCTCCGCCACGGAGAGCAGGTCGACGGCGTAGCCCAGGTACGACTGCATCTCGTCTTCGTTGAGCCCGTAGACGGTGATGGTCTCAAGGAGTGCGTCGCGGACACGTCGACTGAGTCCCGGCTCGTGGAAGCCGGCGTCCTCGTAGTACACGACCGCATCAGCCGGCAGTTGTCGCATGTGGCTTCTCAATGTGGACAGACGCTGGTCAAGTAGCTGGCGATCCCGGATCGCGTTGAATCCGGAGATCAGGAAGACCCGCGCGGTACGCAGCAACCCGCCAAGAGAGGGACTCAGCAGCATGGACCCGTTCGCCGGGTCGTTCACGTAGATGAGCCGGTTGGGAAACGGCGCACGGATGTCGATGTCGCCGGCCCGGATGCGCAGGTCCTGGTCGTACTGGACGATCAGGTGCGGGTAGAGCGTGTCCTGGTCGTCGCTGCAGATGTAGTCGCAGTCCGCCGGCAGCAGCCGGCGGACGACGTCGTTGATGCTCACCAGGTGCAGAGTGGACGGTACGCCGAGCCGGCTCATCTCCTTCGCCGCCCGCACGGAGGTGCCCCCAGGGTGGTACGCGTGGA
Coding sequences within:
- a CDS encoding ADP-dependent glucokinase/phosphofructokinase, which codes for MSRLGVPSTLHLVSINDVVRRLLPADCDYICSDDQDTLYPHLIVQYDQDLRIRAGDIDIRAPFPNRLIYVNDPANGSMLLSPSLGGLLRTARVFLISGFNAIRDRQLLDQRLSTLRSHMRQLPADAVVYYEDAGFHEPGLSRRVRDALLETITVYGLNEDEMQSYLGYAVDLLSVAEVAQALESLRALIPVPALVVHTKYWAAAVGEGAGAYQGPLDGGIVVASTRYVHGDAYTDEDYEGMRMRPRRTEAVEFAAALEGRIGGVVRCVPGFRLDVADPTTIGLGDAFVGGFLAAVSLVD